The stretch of DNA GAATTTGGAGTGCTGCTTTAGTTGGCATTGATGCCATCAAGGTTGGCGTTGAGGTCGATTTATCCGGTGGCTTACCGGGTACGGTAGTCGTGGGTTTACCAGATACCGCCGTGCAAGAATCGCGGGAACGGGTAAAAGCAGCGCTAAAAAATGCTGGCTACGCCTTTCCCATGAAGAAAATTGTAGTGAACCTAGCTCCGGCTGACCTGCGGAAAGAAGGGCCCAGCTTTGATCTCCCGATCAGCGTGGGTATTTTAGCTGCTTCTGAACAAGTGGCGATCGATCGCCTAGATGCGTACCTATTCTTGGGAGAACTGTCCCTGGATGGTAGTCTGCGTCCCGTGGCAGGGGTGTTGGCAATCGCTGCTGCCGCCAAGCGTATGGGTATCCAGGGTATGGTGGTTCCTGAAGCCAATGCCCAAGAGGCAGCCGTTGTAGAAGGATTAGCGGTCTACGGTTTTGCGAACCTAGCAGCCGTTGCTGACTTTTTGAACGATCCAGCTCACTATCAACCGCTGCACGTTGATGGCCGGGCGGCCTTGGCGCGATCGCCTCTTACCTCTCTCGATCTCAAAGATGTGAAGGGACAAGCCCAGGCCCGTCGTGCCTTAGAAATTGCGG from Candidatus Obscuribacterales bacterium encodes:
- a CDS encoding magnesium chelatase domain-containing protein; translated protein: MLARIWSAALVGIDAIKVGVEVDLSGGLPGTVVVGLPDTAVQESRERVKAALKNAGYAFPMKKIVVNLAPADLRKEGPSFDLPISVGILAASEQVAIDRLDAYLFLGELSLDGSLRPVAGVLAIAAAAKRMGIQGMVVPEANAQEAAVVEGLAVYGFANLAAVADFLNDPAHYQPLHVDGRAALARSPLTSLDLKDVKGQAQARRALEIAAAGGHNLVFVGPPGSGKTMLARRLPGILPPLSFDEALEVTKIHSVAGLLRDRGS